In Myripristis murdjan chromosome 5, fMyrMur1.1, whole genome shotgun sequence, the genomic stretch TGGGGTAATAAGAAACAGTCCTCCTTGCTTTTGGAGAACGACAAATACAGCAAAGACAGATCTCGACAGATCCGCAAGGAAGACAAGATAATGAGGTGAGAAGGCCACACCTACCCTGGCACACTAATGCAAATCATAGACACTGAGACATAAATAAGCTCTGTAAAAGCAGAGCCATCTCTGTATATCTTaaatttttctctctgtgccccCTGTGCAGCTTGAATCGTGAtgaagtgcagcagcagcaggctgaaGTTCTCTACTACAGCTTGGAGAAAGGCAATGTTGTGCCTCAAATCAAACACAACCCCTGGAGTCTCAAATGTCACCAGCAGCACTTACAGAGGATGAAGGAGAATTCAAAGCACCGCAACCAATACAGTATCCTTTCACCGAGCAAATACCAGTaatcagatttcacagtctgccTTACAGCGCACATTGGCCGTGTTTACATAACCTATTAATTGATTTATGTACACTGTGTGCTAGTTTATAGTCCTTTTTGTTGTTACTTGACCCTTGACCCTTCATCACAGAATTCATTCTGTTGGAGAACCTGACATGGCGCTATACAGTACCATGTGTCTTGGACCTGAAGATGGGAACACGCCAACACGGGGATGACGCatcagaggaaaagaaagccAATCAGATTCGGAAATGCCAACAGAGCACATCTGCTTCAATTGGAGTGCGACTTTGTGGCATGCAGGTACAGCCatttagcgcatatcaaatttAATTTGAGGTGGTTAAATGTTTGGAGCTGCAGTGCTCATGTTTGTGTCTGATTCCTGCAGGTTTACCAGTCGGACTCAGGCCAGCTGATGTTCATGAATAAGTACCATGGCCGTAAGCTGACGCTTGCAGGTTTCAAGGAGGCCCTCTACCAGTTCTTCCACGACGGGTGCCGCCTGCGTCGTGAGCTGCTGTCCCCGGTGCTGCGCAGGCTCAGAGAAATGCAAGCCGCCCTGGAAGCCTGCGAGTCTTACCGCTTCTACTCCAGCTCCCtgctcatcatctatgatggtGACCCCCCCAGAACTCCCACCAGACCCAGACACCATGGTGGAGAAGAGGGTGATGAGGATGAGCCatcagatgaagaggaggaggaagaagaagaggaagaggaggaggaagaggaaggggcatTCGGTTTCCCTCGTTCTTCTTCAGCAAGTGGCAGTGCTGGTGTGGCAGGAGGaagcagtaacagcagcagcagtcgcTCATCCCGCAGCACAGGAGAGGCCAGCAGCCCCATGGTAGACGTGCGCATGATTGACTTTGCCCACACCACTTGTCGACACTATGGGGAAGATAGTGTTGTTCATGAGGGCCAGGACAGTGGCTTCATCTTTGGCCTCCAGAACCTGATAACCATCATCTCCCAGCTGGAGGATCATAGTGCTGACTAAGGCTAGACTGGAGCTGCGATGCTCTGAAATGCTCTCAAACCTGGGAATAGCAGGCTGAGCTGAAGCCATGCTTCTCCAAAGGTGCATTGTCCTTATGCCTACATGGTGATCTGATGCTCCTCTGCTTGGAGCAGGACTGGGGCACCTCATGGAAGGATCCATACGGTTGTTCCTGCACTCTCCTTAACCTGCCATGGGACAGGGCCGCCTGTGCTCTTACTTGCACTTTTCCCTGTTTCTGGgactgctcttttctttgttatcCATGGTAGGAGAAATTTTCTATGAGACGGTCTCTTAACAGACACAGGGACTCCTGTAGCATCTAGAACGCTCCTCTCCCGCTCCTCCTTTGTTACAGACCAGTTTATTTGCTGTAAGTTCtctctgagagagaaagagtgagcgCAAAGCAAAGAAGATTTAAGCTCAAGTGTAGTTCTAGGAACTTGGTGCTTTCCCTGTGGAAATGACAAGAGTTTTTTGGGTGAAGTTTGGACTGCCGTTCCCCACAAGCACAGCACATATTAGTGGGGGCTGACTGTACAAGCTGACCTCGGCTGGCTAGGTCAGCGGCCTTGTAGCAACTGACAAGTTAAGTTTCTAATAAGTCAGACGTTTTGAGTTTGTCATGGTGTCTCTGAAGGCCCTAGTAACAACAGTGGTTTGTGTGTCCACTGGGCACTTGGAtttacagcagcaacacactgtGTTGGAAGAACAAGATAATTAGGTGTAGAAGAAGGGATTTGCCTCTTTTCaaccattttttcccctgtattATTTCGCCTCTAAAGGACATTTTGAAAGGGGATTATAAGGGGATAATATCCTTGttttgtcactttgttttgtctgatttACTCCTCTTCATTCCTTTAACGGTGACTAAAGAAGAGAATATATTGATAAGAACACTAGATACAAAGACTATATagagactttatttatttgaactgtttgttaaaacaaaaagaaagaaatggagacAAAGACTACATTCCATTTTACCACTCTTAATGTTCTGTTCTGATATGGACTGATGAATTTTGTTATTGCAAGTGCAGATACCTCTCTTGTATACCTGTGTGTCAACGGTGTCTTGGAAAATAAAGGCATTTGTTTGTGGTAAAATGTACTCTCTTTTTGGTATCCATTTGTatagttggtgtgtgtgtgtgtgttttgttaatgtGGATAAAAGGATGTGTATTTATTAAACCGGAAGTTGTGGATTAATGAAAGTGCCATGATAATCACACATTATGCCTAATAATAAGCACAGGAAATTAAAtacaatatttaatatattaaGGACGTTTTTTAATCCTACCATTATCTAGTCATTTCACAGAGGCTCCGAGTACCTAACAGAGCATACAGAGTGTATGGAGTCATTTATGTCGCTAACATGTATCTactatgagatttttttttattatttttttttttttttttttagctccatCAGACCAGTAGACGTAGTGGTCCAAGCATCTGTTTCAAAGTCAAACTGACCCATGATGACATGGATTTTAACCAGGATCTAATTAATTTAAAAGCTACCTTggaattttctttatttactcAGGCAGCAGAGGAGCGTCCTACTTTCAGTTTTGCTTACAAAAAAGATGGACTCAatttcagagagaaaacatCATGCTCTCTTGttgcaagaaaaaacaataGAGAAAAGAGACCCATTGAAGAAGACAGTAATGAGAGAAGTAACCTAAGCAATCACTTTAAAGTGCCAAAGGGCTTTTACAGCATAATGCGTGTTTTAAAAGATCCAGTGCAAGGATTCCACCTCAGGAGGGGCTTTCTGTTGATTTCTAACACAAAGagcatcattttatttacatttttgatggttAGAGCACTTGTAAGAGTGACGACACCATCTGCTAGACACAAATATTTCAATCTTTTGGGGAACTTCAGTAGCCAGCAACAACAGCGAGAGAGACTTTGGCTGGTATGGCAATTAGCTGTCTGGCTGTTTACACaaggaatttgttttgcttattaAGCAGGAGAGACATGTACTGTGTTAACATTGTATGGCGGACCAGTttccagagagacagaaggcTAATATGAAGTGACACTCAAAATCACTCTGTGGGCTGGCACAGGTCAGAAGTATCCCACAGTCTTTTGTCCAACACACCTGACACATGTAGTTGACTGTTTTTTATAAAATTGAAATAGAGAACCATTTGGTTCTGAGATGATACTAGCAGTGAATGGGGATCATTTGTTGTGGCACCTATACAGTATTATATGGTTGTTGATTATAAGATCTTATTACAAGGTCTTGTTTATTGTAAGGTCTTATGTTGTGAAAAGAGCCAAATAATACGGACCTGGTTCTGTTTACTCTTTCTGAGTGTGTAATTTGGACGAATGCCTTTGCTAAGAAATAGGCTTTGTTCATTAACGTTCAGAGGTGCTGTATGCTTGAGCCAGAGAGCACATAAAGACCGGAAATCTCACTGTGCGTGCGTCATAGTTACAGAGTTCATTATTAAGCAGTTTAGTTGAGATCTTTGGCCTGTTTGCCGCTCAATGCCGACATCTGTGATTGGCACGCATTTCAGCACTTGCCCCACTTTAGGCTGACCCTGGGCTCTGATTGTAACCTTCAAATATGAAAAACGCCCAGCAGAGCCGTGCAGGGTGCAAAGCAGGAGGCATCATAAGTCAGAGGTGGTGTAGGGGTGGCACTTCCACACAGCAGCTACAGCATGGCAGTTGCCTCAGATGACCATTTAGTTAACATGTCAACCCTGACCTCCGGAGTGAGAACTGTTCAGAAGCGGCAGCTTTGTAGTCAACCCAAATTGGCTCTCCAACAACGGAAAATACGCTGACCTAAGGAGGGCAGGTCCAGGAGGGATTGGCTATGTGGAAAGAATTTCCAGAATGCTGTTTCACTTTTTAACAGCTTGGCTTACCTGCTGCACATGGAAAAGTAGATAAGGGTGGGGTTGAAGTGAGCAGCTTAGGTGTTGATTATATTTATGCCACAGCAAGCTGGTAGGTAAGACATACCCTCTTTCTGCCCTGGGCAGAACTACAAGATGTTTCAAATGGGAGAAGTAAGTACAAAAACCCATTCACAGACAAAGGCCCATTTGTCAGTTTCAGTTCAGGCTTAGGTTAGGCTTTGTGTTTGTTATAATTAAAAGCTGACAGGCTATTGatgaatttaaatttatttaataGTGAGAAACAATGGCTGGCAACTCTGCaggtaaaagaaagaaaaagccttgtacaccctaaccctaaggaCCTCACAATGTAATATGTATCACAATACATGAGTCACAATAGGATTTGTATCACAATACAATGCATTTCTCTGACTTAAAATGTATAAAGGAAAAAACTGACTTGAAATAGATTGATTCAAATTACCATTCCAATTTATCAAACAGATTTAGCACTTGCTTAAAACAGTGTACTAAAGATACATGAATACATTCAgagtttaatatattttatttaaaagagGCTAGAAAGTTGATACAGTATTATAAATTCAGCTGTCagttttttccagtataatgtaGGATACATACACAATAAGAATGTAATAGAATGTGATATACAGAGGGCCTCTAGCACTGGATGTCCTGttagtatatatatttatgtggaATGAGAAGCATTCATTCACAGTGGCATGATGCTTTCACAGTGAATCACTCTTCCTGTGTAGTGCTGCCCAGTAAAGATGCCTGGGGAAGCATCACGCAGCGTCCTGACAGCCACAACCCCCACCCCTGCAGTCCAGTCACAGCTGGTTCAAACAGACTGGCTCAGCCAGAGCCTGCAGATGACTCACACATCCAGACTAACACCTGATTTACTAAAGATTTGCAGTTGCACTAAAGGCACTGCATacataaaaagaaacaatttaGATTTATCACCAGTGCCAGAGTGATTTTGTGAGTGAAACTTAGGGTGGAACACAGGGTGTTTAGGGTATTTATTTAGAGTATTTACATCAACATTTAGAACCTTGGAATtgataaatatgtattttaagcTGCATCACCCAGAAAGTGCAAAAATTAAGGAGGagtttattaaaattattatacTAGCTCTATGCACTAAAGGAAAAATACCTTGTTTAACCCCAAATTGCACACAGTATTTACTACTTGGTGAGAGGATGTTTTAATTTAGGcacaaatatgaaaattatttttaaatctagGCCCACCTGCAGCTTCTTTTTCTAAAGTCAAGTTACATGACTTTGCCCATTAATCAGAGGTGAGGATTACATTCCATTTTTATCCGACTGAGATTTCACTTGTTGATAAATACAAAGAGGTTGATGATGAAGGGGATGATGTGGAGCAGGATGAGGATGAGCGTTAAGGCTTGAGCGAtaggagatttttttctcttcacttttTCATGGATGGCCTATTCATCActaggattttaaaaaataaaatctaattttaaTTACTTTGGGCTATCTCTCATTTGGATTTGATTATTCAGAAGCAATAGCGACTCTGTTATTCTGATTGGCTAATTGCGCTGAAATGGCTTGTGAGCTCGTTTAAATGTCAGCTGTTAGTAAATTCCTTGCTAAATTGGtaacagatatttatttatttttatttattttttcagcacaTTCAGTTGGTTTGTGCTTGCCTTGGTAAATCAGGGGGCTAATGTTCATCATGTTTGCCATCAGACAAAGATGCTTTAACAACATTTGAACCTGTGGATCTCCAATATATGTATCTGGGTGGATCAAGCCCTCTATCCAGTAATGGGTAACATAGGTCTCTAAGCAAAATGAACAATACTTCATAGCTTCAGCTGTGTACCAAGCATAAAAGCACAGCCAAGCAGGCTCTGATGTTTTATCactgtattgaaaaaaaaatctttgtaagAGTTAAAATATACATGCAGAGTCTTCAATCTTTCTGTCGGGTGTTGCTGGTCAGGTTGGATGATGGGAAGCAACATTGTAACATCAAGGGAAAAAGGGGAGAGTAAGACTGAGACATTAGAGTTAGTTTGGGAGGGATGATAACGTGAGGCACAAGCTGTGAGGGATTATCATTTTCCCTTTTCCGATctaaaaataactgtaaaatccCTGCGCATCTGGTGGCTGTGACAACAGATTTAGATAAATATATTTTGACTCTGGATTCCAGTTGGATATAAATTATGGCTattgtttatttctgtattttgtatttgagCTTTTCATGGAGGTAATTGGCTTTTTTGGAGTGGGGGTAGAtgtgtatactgtgtgtttgtgagtgatgGTGTGGGCATAGTCAGTCACCTTGGTGACTGAATTGGCTTTGTAACAGTGATGAATTGCTATGGCAACAGCTGCAGTATTTTTAGCGCTGTTAagccaacaaataaataaataaataaataaaaataaaaataaaaatcaggagCTGTTTGGCACTATTCACATAACCtggataaaaacacaaagcaaagcaaagaagAGATCAACAGTATGTTTGGAAACGAAACCACAAGAAACTAGCATAAACCATTTGTTCTCACCATATTAGCTGGCTATGCCTTTACTCTGGCAAAGCCAATTATTCATGTGGCATTGAACTCACAAGTGTCTGATAATCTAAAGTTATAAATCAATCTGGTACATAATCATACTAGAGCTTTCGTAATGAAGGAAAGAAGTAATACTGCCTGACTGGCCTCAATAGGACACGGTGGGTGTAAGGGTTAATGTGAGCAAAACCTCATTCTGACCATAACAGCTGAATGTAGGCTACATGCATGTAGCATGTGTCCAAgaatatatgcatgtgtgcatgttgcaAGTATGCATAGCACACAAGTGCACATGGAATGGCATTCTTGGCAGCTCGAAGGAAATTCTTGACGTCTGATTGTCTGCTGTCATTCACGTTCACTCAAGACGTGACATATCTACCTACAGAATGATGTCACAGGCTCTTGTGCAACCCTACATTGTTGAACTCTACTCAAGAGACTGATCAGATAAAAACAAGCCTCTACAAGGTCTGGCAGAGTAGAGCTCACACAACCACAGTTGAACATTAGGAGAATTTATGGtgtaataaacatgaacataCTGTCCTCTGTCCTTACCGCTGCTGCTCTATTTTGATATCAGCAAAGTCATATCACATTTTACTACTATTGCAGTCCCACTGTTGGCAGTGTATCAATGTACTCTACACTAAGGGAGCATATTAAAAAATCACAGCCAATTTGAGGGTCAGATAGGGTCAATATTTATTGAATGCCTTTGATCCAAAGTGATCATTCTGTTGATCAAAATATGTCCTGTCTAAAAATGATGATTCATACACAAATATATGTGTCtttttattaaacaaaacaacaatatctAAAACCAAACTGATAAGAGTGAGAAATGACATGAAAGGACTCCACTGCATCATTTCATCTTATTGTGTCTGTGAGCCTGCCCTGAACCCTCTCATATGACTAATAGTTATGTCACACGGAATCAAAAATGACCAGATAACTGATATAAGAGAAATCTACACTCATGTATGTTTTtactcatacatgcacatcaaTGGCACACAAATCCAACCAGATGTGAAACTAATAAGTTCATGTTATACCACATGTTAAAACATGCCAAagtatttagaaaaaaaaaatcaaacatcagaATATAGGCCGGTTGACTTGAAAAGCAACCCCCAGCCTGTCTTGGGGGTTGCTTTTTGGCTTCACGTTGCTTTTGGCTGGCTTGCTAATG encodes the following:
- the ip6k2b gene encoding inositol hexakisphosphate kinase 2b; the encoded protein is MSPALEALMQADGTSYPGKGVMLEPFVHQVGGHSCVLRFGEQTICKPLIPREHQFYKSLPQEMRKFTPQYKGVVSVSFEEDEEGNLCLIAYPLHNEPGVLENKDPSADCEPKSKMLKWGNKKQSSLLLENDKYSKDRSRQIRKEDKIMSLNRDEVQQQQAEVLYYSLEKGNVVPQIKHNPWSLKCHQQHLQRMKENSKHRNQYKFILLENLTWRYTVPCVLDLKMGTRQHGDDASEEKKANQIRKCQQSTSASIGVRLCGMQVYQSDSGQLMFMNKYHGRKLTLAGFKEALYQFFHDGCRLRRELLSPVLRRLREMQAALEACESYRFYSSSLLIIYDGDPPRTPTRPRHHGGEEGDEDEPSDEEEEEEEEEEEEEEEGAFGFPRSSSASGSAGVAGGSSNSSSSRSSRSTGEASSPMVDVRMIDFAHTTCRHYGEDSVVHEGQDSGFIFGLQNLITIISQLEDHSAD